The following is a genomic window from Sporocytophaga myxococcoides DSM 11118.
CTATCTTTCTTGCATCAGTAAGGGAAATATGTTTATTTTCATCAAAGTCAAAACTATCTTCTGCAAATTCATCATCAACTATTTCGCGAATACGCCAAATTTCAAGGTCACCTTTGTCAACATTGATAATAACATCAAAGTTTTCGTCTGTGACAAATTTCTTTCTGATCATTGTTCTGAAAACATCTTCCAGAATCCTTATCATTGTCGGACGATCAATGTTTTTAAATTTTGCAAATTCCGCAAATGACTCGATTAATATTGAACTCTCCATTTCCTTATTTAAATGAAACTAGAACATTTGTTTTCTTAATATCTCTGAAAGCGATTTGACGGCTTTCTATTATATTTTTTTTTGACGCTTTATCTTTCTTTTCTGCATCCAGAACTATTAACTCTTCGCTAACCTCTTTCAGCAGACCATCAATTTGACTTTCGTCTAATAAAGTAACACTTACTCTTCGACCAATATTCCTATAATACTGCCTCTTTAATTTCAATGGCTGATCTATCCCTGGGGAAGAAACTTCCAGTACATAGGCCGAATCAATTAAATTGTATTCTTCAATCTCGTTCCCTACCTTTCTGCTCAGATATGCACATGTATCAATATCAACTCCCTTATCACCATCAAGAGTTATGCTTATCTTTTGCCTTCCTGAATTGCCTGTAATAACTAAATCAACAATGAACAAATCATCGCTGGAAAGGTATTTTTCGGCAATATGAAGTAACTTCTCCTCTATCTTCATTAATAATTTATAAATAAAAGAGGGGACTATGTCCCCTCTTAATCATACTTATCCTAAATTTGAACAATGCAAAATTAACCAAAATTCTTTTTTTTCAAAAAATATTACCTAAAATTAAAATTTTATTTACAGAAATAATACTTTCAATGAAATCAGTTGATAATGGTTGGTTATCAGTGAATTTAATCTTCACAGTTCTAATTTTTGGGGGAATTCTTCTCGTATATACTTCCAATGAATTTCCTCCCCAAAAAGTTCAAATTCTTATTTTGATCCCCCTGTTAATCCCATTT
Proteins encoded in this region:
- the rimP gene encoding ribosome maturation factor RimP yields the protein MKIEEKLLHIAEKYLSSDDLFIVDLVITGNSGRQKISITLDGDKGVDIDTCAYLSRKVGNEIEEYNLIDSAYVLEVSSPGIDQPLKLKRQYYRNIGRRVSVTLLDESQIDGLLKEVSEELIVLDAEKKDKASKKNIIESRQIAFRDIKKTNVLVSFK